A genomic window from Glycine max cultivar Williams 82 chromosome 17, Glycine_max_v4.0, whole genome shotgun sequence includes:
- the LOC100819763 gene encoding UDP-N-acetylglucosamine transporter UGNT1-like (The RefSeq protein has 1 substitution compared to this genomic sequence), whose product MSLKPSNSSENLMLPVSDPPKSHDADDKLFKGSAMTKRGAFAAVSYMSCAVLLVMFNKAALSSYNFPSANVITLLQMVCSRCFLYLLRRWRMISFSTGESLHISDNSTKFVSLKTLKHTLPLSGAYLFYMLVTMESVRGVNVPMYTTLRRTTVVFTMLVEFVLVGQRYTPSVIFSVGLIVFGAFVAGARDLSFDAYGYAVVFMSNIATAIYLATIARIGKTSGLNSFGLMWCNGIICGPVLLIWTFVRGDLMTTINFPYLFSPGFIVILLFSCVLAFFLNYCIFLNTTLNSAVTQTICGNLKDLFTIGLGWIIFGGLPFDFWNIIGQFLGFAGSGLYAYYKLIGK is encoded by the exons ATGTCTCTGAAACCGTCGAATTCGTCGGAGAATCTGATGCTCCCGGTGTCTGATCCTCCCAAGAGCCACGACGCTGACGACAAGCTCTTCAAAGGCTCCGCCATGACCAAACGCGGAGCCTTCGCCGCCGTCTCCTACATGTCCTGCGCCG TTTTGTTGGTGATGTTCAATAAAGCAGCGCTTTCGTCTTATAACTTTCCGTCCGCTAACGTCATCACACTTcttcag ATGGTATGTTCGTGTTGCTTTCTCTATTTATTGAGACGCTGGAGGATGATTTCTTTCTCAACAGGTGAATCCTTACACATATCAGATAACTCGACAAAATTTGTATCATTGAAGACTTTGAAGCACACTCTTCCTCTGTCAGGagcttatttattttacatg CTAGTCACCATGGAGTCTGTTCGTGGAGTAAATGTTCCAATGTACACAACTCTTAGGAGGACCACAGTGGTATTTACAATGCTTGTAGAGTTTGTTCTGGTGGGGCAGAGATATACACCTTCTGTTATTTTCAG TGTTGGCTTGATTGTCTTTGGTGCGTTTGTTGCTGGAGCACGGGATTTATCTTTTGATGCTTATGGCTATGCTGTTGTTTTCATGTCGAACATCGCCACAGCAATATATCTTGCAACCATAGCCCGCATTG GGAAAACTAGTGGTCTTAATAGCTTTGGCCTAATGTGGTGCAATG gTATTATATGTGGGCCTGTTTTGCTCATCTGGACATTTGTTCGTGGTGACTTGATGACAACAATCAATTTTCCGTACCTCTTCTCACCTGGTTTTATT gttattttgcttttttcctGCGTGCTGGCATTCTTCTTGAATTACTGTATTTTTCTGAACACAACACTAAATTCAGCTGTGACACAGACAATTTGTGGTAATCTGAAG GATCTCTTTACTATTGGCCTTGGCTGGATAATTTTTGGTGGGCTACCATTTGATTTT TGGAATATAATTGGGCAATTTCTCGGTTTTGCCGGATCTGGCTTATACGCCTACTACAAGCTCATTGGCAAGTAA